A window of the Virgibacillus pantothenticus genome harbors these coding sequences:
- a CDS encoding ABC transporter ATP-binding protein, which yields MSSIKQYMHFVKPYKWKIFWTVLVGILKFGIPLLMPLILKFVIDNIIGNEALSQTEKTTQLVWLMGAAFIIFLVLRPPIEYIRQYLAQWVGNKVLFDIRDRLFDHLQRLSLKFYSKTKTGEIISRVIHDVEQTKTFVITGLMNIWLDLITILIAIGIMLSMDIELTIVAIILFPLFGFSIKYFYGRLRKLTRKRSQALAEVQGHLHERVQGMPVTRSFALEEYEQEQFNKRNSNFLTRALEHTNWNAKTFAVTNTITDLAPLLVIAYAGYQVIHGTLTMGTMVAFVGYMERVYSPLRRLINSSTTLVQSIASIDRVFELMNEKYDIQDQPDAIKVKDLHGEVIFEDVYFQYEDDENTVLKGVSLHVKAGETIALVGMSGGGKSTLVSLIPRFYDVTSGTIKVDGIDVRHMQARSLRDQIGMVLQDNTLFSESIAMNIRMGKPHATDEEVMEAAKAANAHAFIQQLPYGYDTLVGERGVKLSGGQKQRIAIARVFLKNPPMLIFDEATSALDLESEHTIQEAVEKLASNRTTFIVAHRLATITHADRIVVMEDGEIKEVGRHDELMRQQGIYYNLYQVQHLDTTV from the coding sequence ATGAGTTCAATCAAGCAGTACATGCATTTTGTAAAGCCATATAAGTGGAAAATCTTTTGGACTGTTTTAGTAGGGATCCTGAAATTTGGTATCCCATTATTAATGCCATTAATTTTAAAGTTTGTAATTGATAATATTATCGGAAATGAAGCGCTTAGCCAGACGGAAAAAACAACGCAGCTAGTGTGGCTGATGGGGGCTGCTTTTATCATTTTTCTTGTTTTACGACCACCAATTGAATATATTCGACAATATTTAGCGCAGTGGGTTGGCAACAAGGTACTTTTCGATATTCGGGATCGTTTATTTGACCACTTACAACGTTTAAGCTTGAAATTCTATTCTAAAACGAAAACGGGCGAAATTATTTCCCGGGTAATACATGATGTCGAACAAACGAAGACTTTTGTTATTACAGGTTTAATGAATATTTGGTTAGACCTTATTACCATATTGATTGCGATTGGAATTATGTTGTCGATGGATATCGAATTAACGATTGTAGCAATTATTTTATTTCCATTGTTTGGTTTTTCGATTAAATATTTTTATGGCAGGCTACGCAAGCTCACACGTAAACGGTCACAAGCTCTAGCGGAAGTTCAGGGTCATCTGCATGAACGAGTACAAGGGATGCCGGTAACGAGAAGCTTTGCTCTGGAAGAATATGAACAAGAGCAATTCAACAAAAGAAACAGTAACTTTCTCACAAGGGCACTTGAGCATACGAATTGGAATGCCAAAACCTTTGCAGTAACGAATACAATAACTGATTTGGCTCCGTTGCTAGTGATAGCATATGCAGGCTATCAGGTTATTCACGGTACTCTGACGATGGGAACCATGGTTGCTTTTGTCGGTTATATGGAACGTGTTTATAGTCCATTACGACGACTAATTAATTCGTCGACAACACTTGTTCAGTCAATCGCGTCAATAGACCGTGTATTTGAGCTAATGAATGAAAAATATGATATTCAAGATCAGCCTGATGCCATTAAAGTAAAAGACTTACATGGTGAAGTGATTTTTGAAGATGTTTACTTTCAATATGAAGATGATGAGAATACTGTGCTAAAGGGTGTTTCCTTGCATGTGAAAGCAGGGGAAACGATAGCGCTTGTTGGGATGAGTGGTGGTGGGAAATCAACCCTTGTAAGTCTAATCCCGCGCTTTTATGATGTCACAAGCGGAACGATCAAAGTGGACGGAATTGATGTTCGTCATATGCAGGCACGCTCATTACGAGATCAGATTGGGATGGTACTACAGGATAATACACTATTTAGTGAATCAATTGCGATGAATATTCGCATGGGTAAACCCCACGCTACAGATGAAGAAGTGATGGAAGCCGCCAAGGCGGCGAATGCTCATGCGTTTATTCAGCAGCTGCCATATGGATATGATACACTTGTTGGTGAGCGCGGTGTGAAACTGTCAGGAGGACAGAAACAGCGGATTGCGATTGCCCGCGTTTTCTTGAAAAATCCCCCTATGCTTATTTTTGATGAAGCAACGTCAGCACTTGATTTAGAAAGCGAGCACACCATTCAGGAAGCAGTGGAAAAATTAGCTTCCAATCGAACAACATTTATCGTTGCTCACCGTCTAGCTACGATCACACACGCGGATCGAATTGTAGTCATGGAGGATGGGGAAATAAAAGAGGTTGGTAGACATGATGAGTTAATGCGACAGCAAGGTATTTATTATAATCTATATCAAGTGCAGCATCTAGATACTACGGTTTAA